The following proteins are co-located in the Labrys monachus genome:
- a CDS encoding zinc-dependent alcohol dehydrogenase family protein, whose amino-acid sequence MKAMVLRAIGTPLQLEDRPDPQPGPGEIRVRVEACAVCRTDLHVVDGELANPKVPIVPGHEIVGIVETLGAGVSAPVPGTRVGIPWLGHTCGHCPYCASGHENLCDEPAFTGYTRDGGFATHVVADAAFAFPLPHCEDPVHTAPLMCAGLIGWRSLTMAGESRRIGLYGFGAAAHILAQVCRWQGREVYAFTRAGDDAAQAMARSLGACWAGSSDETPPEPLDAAIIFAPVGALVPSALRAVRKGGRVVCGGIHMSDIPQFPYAILWEERQLVSVANLTRHDAVEFLALAPQAGIRTTTTVYPLERANDALADLRAGRFQGAAVLVP is encoded by the coding sequence ATGAAAGCCATGGTCCTGCGTGCGATCGGCACGCCGCTGCAGCTCGAAGACAGGCCGGACCCCCAGCCGGGGCCCGGCGAGATCCGGGTACGGGTCGAGGCCTGCGCGGTGTGCCGGACCGACCTTCACGTCGTCGACGGCGAACTGGCCAACCCCAAGGTGCCCATCGTCCCGGGGCACGAGATCGTCGGCATCGTCGAGACGCTCGGCGCGGGCGTGTCGGCTCCCGTGCCGGGCACGCGTGTCGGCATTCCCTGGCTCGGGCATACATGCGGCCATTGCCCCTATTGCGCTTCCGGCCACGAGAATCTCTGCGACGAGCCGGCCTTCACCGGCTATACCCGCGACGGCGGCTTTGCGACCCATGTCGTGGCGGACGCCGCCTTCGCCTTTCCCCTGCCGCACTGCGAGGACCCCGTCCATACGGCCCCTCTGATGTGCGCCGGCCTGATCGGCTGGCGCTCGCTCACCATGGCGGGGGAGAGCCGCAGGATCGGGCTCTACGGATTCGGCGCCGCGGCCCATATCCTCGCCCAGGTCTGCCGCTGGCAGGGACGCGAGGTCTACGCCTTCACGCGCGCCGGCGACGATGCCGCCCAGGCGATGGCCCGTTCGCTCGGCGCCTGCTGGGCCGGCAGTTCCGACGAGACGCCGCCGGAGCCGCTCGACGCCGCTATCATCTTCGCCCCCGTCGGAGCCCTGGTGCCGAGCGCGCTGCGGGCCGTCCGGAAAGGCGGGCGCGTGGTCTGCGGCGGCATCCATATGAGCGACATACCGCAGTTCCCCTATGCCATCCTGTGGGAGGAGCGCCAGCTCGTCTCCGTGGCCAACCTGACGCGTCACGACGCCGTCGAATTTCTCGCCCTCGCGCCGCAGGCCGGCATCCGGACGACCACGACGGTCTACCCGCTCGAACGCGCCAACGACGCGCTCGCCGATCTGAGGGCTGGTCGGTTCCAGGGCGCAGCGGTGCTGGTGCCCTGA
- the mgtA gene encoding magnesium-translocating P-type ATPase, which translates to MTESTILPGAPKAAGPAPLPGTGSRLSSDAGDAFWTVSNEEALRATSSRPSGLTAAESAERLARYGPNLAVVKNRRGLLAKLGKRLAEPLIAILLIAAVLSGATGDWQSFILIVVIVLFSILLDIVQEQKAESAVDALRHSVAVTASVRRDGKAVELPVRDIVPGDVVELRSGNLVPADGVLLSGRGALVNEAMLTGEPYSVEKRTGPAAGLAPNDAFNALFSGTSIVGGEAVMLVIATGGKTRFGAIAASLQARQPPTALERGVHGLGMLILRLTGFLVLFVLLTQVVHHGLSLESFMFAVALAVGLTPELLPMVMTVTLARGAVRMAERKVVVKRLSAIHDLGAMDVLCTDKTGTLTEARITHVGSVGPDGLENTRVAELVRLNSHFVSGMQSNLDDAINAGPMPAGDWRCLDDLPFDFERRRCSVLVSSGSAPELITKGAPEAILAICSDVEAPDGTPIPLDEAMRAKLVALFEEKGRQGLRLLAVARRAMPPDCSKVEVDAEAGLVFVGCAIFVDPPKASATEAVARLMEAGVAVKIISGDAAAVVLHLVETLHLPAQGILSGDEIASLSEAALIDRVGRTNLFVRISPDQKSRIVRALRRAGHTVGFIGDGINDAPAIHAADVGLSVEGGTDVAREAADIILLAPDLGVLGDGIVEGRRTYANIMKYIRMGTSSNFGNMLSMALASLILPFLPLAPLQILLNNLIYDVSEIGIPFDVTDREMLAAPQAWDMKAVLRFTLIMGPLSSLFDIATFILLHWGFASDVAVFRTAWFVESISTQILVIFVIRTARPLWASRPHPVLVATSLGALAAALFLALSPLGAFVGFVPLPAPTLLAVIGISAAYLASAAILKRIAMPSLAGK; encoded by the coding sequence ATGACGGAAAGCACGATCCTGCCGGGCGCTCCGAAGGCGGCCGGCCCCGCCCCGCTTCCCGGCACGGGCAGCCGCCTTTCGTCGGATGCCGGAGACGCGTTCTGGACGGTGTCCAACGAGGAAGCGCTGCGGGCGACGTCGAGCAGGCCCTCCGGCCTCACGGCCGCTGAAAGCGCCGAGCGCCTCGCGCGGTACGGCCCCAACCTCGCTGTGGTGAAGAACCGGCGCGGCCTCCTCGCCAAGCTCGGCAAACGCCTCGCCGAGCCGCTGATCGCCATCCTCCTCATCGCCGCCGTCCTGTCCGGCGCCACCGGCGACTGGCAGAGCTTCATCCTGATCGTCGTGATCGTATTGTTCTCGATCCTTCTCGACATCGTGCAGGAGCAGAAGGCGGAATCGGCCGTCGACGCGCTCCGGCATTCGGTGGCGGTGACGGCCTCGGTGCGACGGGATGGAAAGGCGGTGGAACTGCCCGTGCGCGATATCGTGCCGGGCGACGTGGTGGAGCTGCGCAGCGGCAACCTCGTTCCGGCCGATGGCGTCCTCTTGTCGGGCCGCGGCGCCCTGGTGAACGAGGCGATGCTGACGGGCGAGCCCTATTCGGTCGAGAAGCGCACGGGCCCCGCCGCCGGCCTTGCGCCCAACGATGCCTTCAACGCGCTGTTCAGCGGCACGAGCATCGTCGGCGGCGAGGCCGTCATGCTCGTGATCGCCACGGGCGGAAAGACGCGATTCGGTGCCATTGCGGCCTCCCTCCAGGCCCGGCAGCCGCCGACGGCGCTGGAGCGCGGGGTCCACGGCCTCGGCATGCTCATCCTGCGCCTCACCGGCTTCCTCGTCCTGTTCGTGCTCCTCACGCAGGTCGTGCATCACGGCCTCTCGCTCGAGAGTTTCATGTTCGCCGTGGCCCTCGCCGTCGGGCTGACCCCGGAACTGCTGCCGATGGTCATGACGGTGACGCTGGCGCGCGGAGCCGTCAGGATGGCCGAACGCAAGGTGGTGGTGAAGCGCCTCTCCGCCATCCACGATCTCGGCGCCATGGACGTCCTGTGTACCGACAAGACGGGAACGCTGACCGAAGCGCGCATCACCCATGTCGGCAGCGTCGGCCCCGACGGCCTCGAAAATACGCGGGTCGCCGAACTGGTCCGGCTGAACAGCCACTTCGTCAGCGGCATGCAGAGCAATCTCGACGATGCGATCAACGCCGGCCCGATGCCCGCCGGCGACTGGCGATGCCTGGACGACCTGCCGTTCGACTTCGAGCGAAGGCGGTGCTCCGTCCTGGTCTCCAGCGGTTCCGCGCCGGAATTGATCACCAAGGGGGCGCCCGAGGCGATCCTGGCGATCTGCAGCGACGTCGAGGCGCCGGACGGCACCCCCATCCCCCTCGACGAGGCGATGCGGGCGAAGCTGGTTGCCCTTTTCGAGGAGAAGGGACGCCAGGGCCTGCGCCTGCTCGCCGTCGCCCGCCGCGCCATGCCGCCCGATTGCAGCAAGGTCGAGGTCGATGCGGAAGCCGGCCTCGTCTTCGTCGGCTGCGCCATCTTCGTCGATCCGCCGAAGGCCAGCGCGACCGAGGCCGTCGCCCGCCTGATGGAGGCGGGGGTAGCGGTGAAGATCATCTCGGGCGATGCCGCCGCCGTGGTGCTGCATCTCGTCGAAACCCTGCACCTTCCGGCGCAGGGCATCCTGTCGGGTGACGAAATCGCCTCGCTCAGCGAGGCGGCCCTCATCGACCGCGTCGGCAGGACGAACCTCTTCGTCCGCATATCGCCCGACCAGAAGAGCCGCATCGTGCGGGCGCTGCGCCGGGCGGGGCACACCGTCGGCTTCATCGGCGACGGCATCAACGACGCCCCCGCCATCCACGCCGCCGACGTCGGGCTTTCGGTGGAGGGCGGCACGGACGTCGCGCGCGAAGCGGCCGATATCATCCTGCTCGCCCCCGACCTCGGGGTTCTCGGCGACGGCATCGTCGAGGGCCGGCGCACCTATGCCAACATCATGAAATATATCCGCATGGGAACGAGCTCGAATTTCGGCAACATGCTCTCGATGGCGCTGGCCTCGCTGATCCTGCCGTTCCTCCCGCTGGCCCCCCTGCAGATCCTGCTCAACAATCTGATCTACGACGTCTCCGAGATCGGCATCCCCTTCGACGTCACCGACCGGGAAATGCTCGCCGCGCCGCAGGCCTGGGACATGAAGGCGGTCCTCCGCTTCACGCTGATCATGGGGCCCCTGTCGTCGCTGTTCGACATCGCCACCTTCATCCTCCTCCATTGGGGCTTTGCGTCCGACGTCGCGGTGTTCCGGACGGCCTGGTTCGTCGAATCGATCTCGACCCAGATCCTGGTCATCTTCGTGATCCGCACGGCAAGGCCGCTTTGGGCGAGCAGGCCCCACCCCGTCCTGGTGGCGACCTCGCTCGGCGCGCTGGCGGCGGCGCTGTTCCTGGCGCTGTCCCCGCTCGGCGCTTTCGTCGGATTCGTCCCGCTTCCCGCGCCGACTCTGCTGGCCGTCATCGGCATCAGCGCGGCCTATCTCGCCTCGGCGGCGATCCTGAAAAGGATCGCCATGCCTTCCTTAGCTGGCAAATAG
- a CDS encoding ChaB family protein, whose product MPYAAIEDIPESVRAHLPLHAQEIYRAAFNSAWTGYARYGTAAREEIAHRVAWAAVKRKYRKDDGTWVER is encoded by the coding sequence ATGCCCTATGCCGCCATCGAGGATATCCCCGAAAGCGTCCGGGCGCATCTGCCGCTTCATGCGCAGGAAATCTACCGCGCCGCCTTCAACAGCGCCTGGACCGGCTATGCACGCTATGGGACCGCCGCTCGGGAGGAGATCGCCCATCGCGTGGCCTGGGCCGCGGTGAAGCGCAAATACCGCAAGGACGACGGCACATGGGTGGAACGATGA
- a CDS encoding ABC transporter permease, whose amino-acid sequence MDRGLVRPVGDYATQVYAVAAAELSKLRRDPSELLTRAIQPALWLVLFGEVMAQVRGLASENGRYLDFLAPGILAQSVLFAAIFYGIAAIWERDLGILHRYMVSPAPRSALVIGKAVSAGARGLSQAVVVYLLAYALGIAVDVHPANLAAVAGVIMLGSALFSTFSLIMACIVRTRDRFMGIGQVLTMPIFFASNAIYPIELMPAWLKAISLANPLTYEVDALRTLMLTGGTSRFGLSVDCTVLLVTTAVLIAIAARLYPRLTA is encoded by the coding sequence ATGGATAGGGGGCTCGTTCGGCCCGTCGGCGACTACGCCACCCAGGTCTATGCGGTGGCCGCTGCCGAGCTCAGCAAGCTGCGCCGCGACCCGAGCGAGTTGCTCACCCGCGCGATCCAGCCGGCGCTCTGGCTGGTGCTGTTCGGCGAGGTCATGGCCCAGGTTCGCGGTCTGGCGTCCGAGAACGGCCGCTACCTCGACTTTCTCGCGCCCGGCATCCTGGCGCAAAGCGTCCTGTTCGCCGCGATCTTCTACGGCATCGCCGCCATCTGGGAGCGCGACCTCGGCATCCTGCATCGCTACATGGTGAGCCCCGCCCCGCGCAGCGCCCTGGTCATCGGCAAGGCCGTCTCCGCCGGCGCCAGGGGCCTGTCGCAGGCCGTCGTGGTCTATCTCCTCGCTTATGCGCTCGGCATCGCCGTCGACGTTCATCCGGCAAACCTCGCCGCCGTTGCCGGCGTGATCATGCTCGGCTCGGCGCTGTTCTCCACCTTCTCCCTGATCATGGCCTGCATCGTCAGGACCAGGGACCGCTTCATGGGCATCGGCCAGGTGCTCACCATGCCGATCTTCTTCGCCAGCAACGCCATCTATCCGATCGAACTCATGCCGGCATGGCTGAAGGCCATCTCCCTCGCCAATCCCCTGACCTATGAGGTGGACGCCCTGCGCACGCTCATGCTGACCGGGGGGACGAGCCGCTTCGGGCTTTCCGTGGACTGCACGGTGCTGCTGGTCACCACCGCGGTGCTCATCGCGATCGCCGCCCGCCTCTACCCGCGCCTGACGGCCTGA
- a CDS encoding ABC transporter ATP-binding protein: protein MEQHAVSIAPKTASEEAAAPLLRTAALTKSYDGHVVVDGVDLAIARGEIFGLIGPNGAGKSTLIKMLTTLLPATGGNAWIAGRDLSRSSKEVRALIGYVPQLLSADGALTGRENLLLSARLYLIPPRERASRIAEALAMTGLAGVADRPAQHYSGGMLRRLEIAQSTLHRPVLLIMDEPTVGLDPVARTAIWDHVRDLRTRYGTAILITTHVMEEAETLCDRIGILHRGRLERVGSPAALKAQLGPDATLDDVFAQVAGSDIDQGGDYGNVRQARFNASAHG, encoded by the coding sequence ATGGAACAGCATGCGGTATCGATCGCGCCGAAGACGGCCTCGGAAGAGGCTGCCGCTCCCCTCCTGCGCACGGCGGCCCTGACCAAGTCCTACGACGGACACGTCGTCGTCGACGGCGTCGATCTCGCCATCGCGCGCGGCGAGATCTTCGGCCTCATCGGACCCAACGGCGCCGGCAAATCGACGCTCATCAAGATGCTGACGACGCTCCTTCCCGCGACCGGCGGCAATGCCTGGATAGCCGGGCGGGACCTTTCGCGATCCTCGAAGGAGGTGCGGGCGCTGATCGGCTACGTGCCGCAATTGCTGTCCGCAGACGGCGCCCTCACCGGCCGCGAGAATCTGCTCCTCTCGGCGCGGCTCTATCTCATTCCGCCTCGGGAGCGCGCATCGAGGATCGCCGAAGCGCTCGCGATGACCGGTCTGGCCGGCGTCGCCGACCGGCCGGCGCAACACTATTCCGGCGGCATGCTGCGCCGCCTCGAGATCGCCCAGAGCACGCTCCACCGTCCCGTGCTCCTCATCATGGACGAGCCGACGGTCGGTCTCGACCCGGTGGCGAGAACCGCGATCTGGGACCACGTCCGCGATCTTCGCACCCGCTACGGCACTGCGATCCTCATCACCACCCACGTCATGGAAGAAGCGGAGACGCTCTGCGACCGCATCGGCATCCTCCACCGCGGCCGCCTCGAAAGGGTGGGTTCGCCGGCGGCCTTGAAGGCGCAGCTGGGGCCGGATGCGACGCTCGACGACGTCTTCGCGCAGGTGGCCGGCAGCGATATCGACCAGGGAGGAGACTATGGCAACGTCCGCCAGGCCCGTTTCAATGCCAGCGCCCATGGATAG
- a CDS encoding cation-translocating P-type ATPase — MNDGAAPPAAAAGRLEGLSEQEAARRLARHGPNTLEKPRSRNVADIMRDILREPMFLLLLAAAVLYLTVGDWGEGIFVLCGAAVTIGLVVFQEARTERVVSALRQLAEPFARVIREGRERRIPAHELVPGDLMLAGEGERLPADGVLVAGDALTVDESVLTGESVPVSKRPAGDGGPAEHAEAQPGGEATSFVYAGTMNVRGQGVVEVTRTGVSTNLGRIGLSLASIEDEPTLLQKSMQPLVARLGATALAFCGIVALTYGVLRGDWIEGGLAGITLAIALLPEEFPMVLAIFLALGSFRLARQKVLVRRSAAIETLGAVTMLCVDKTGTLTENRMRVAATWRTGILYDPSAAGALDVLVPAALASAPRPVDPMDKAVREAVGSSPLPVSATQPLRSYPLRPDRLAFIQAWAMPDGEVLHAAKGAPEAIFDLCGMPAGERAPAEGAVAELAERGLRVLGVASSRRAGVGADGRLPLFGFDGLVAFEDPVRSDAAAALSQARHAGIDVAMITGDYPATAVEIARQAGIDTGAGAMTGAEIARLAPGALEQRVRRTRVFARVAPEQKLALVEAFKANGEVVAMTGDGINDAPALEAAHIGIAMGRRGTDVAREAADIVLLDDRLASIIGGIRLGRRIFANLRKALVYVTAIHIPVAGLALLPVVTGLPPVLFPLHVVLLELIIDPVCSLVFEGEPGERHAMDKPPRRSGEALFGMRHMAFGVLQGLVVLACVFGAYLWAWAQGLPEDSARALAFVMLIAGNLSLAFAEAAEVGTPFLDRRHWVFFAIATLSFLVMAAIFGIPALASVFRVSLPPWPVLAAGLLLSAAAGGWVGFARWLGEAAAARRARQA, encoded by the coding sequence ATGAACGACGGCGCAGCGCCTCCAGCCGCCGCGGCTGGCCGCCTCGAAGGACTGTCGGAACAGGAAGCGGCCCGGCGCCTGGCGCGTCATGGCCCGAACACGCTCGAAAAGCCGCGTTCGCGGAACGTGGCCGACATCATGCGGGACATCCTGCGCGAGCCGATGTTCCTGCTCCTCCTCGCCGCCGCGGTTCTCTATCTGACGGTGGGCGATTGGGGGGAAGGCATCTTCGTCCTCTGCGGTGCTGCCGTCACCATCGGCCTCGTGGTCTTCCAGGAAGCGCGAACCGAACGTGTGGTCTCGGCGTTGCGCCAACTGGCGGAGCCTTTCGCCAGGGTGATCCGCGAAGGCCGGGAGCGGCGCATCCCGGCGCACGAGCTCGTGCCGGGCGACCTGATGCTGGCGGGGGAAGGCGAGCGCCTGCCGGCCGACGGCGTCCTGGTCGCCGGCGACGCCCTGACGGTCGATGAATCCGTTCTCACCGGGGAGAGCGTCCCCGTCAGCAAGCGACCGGCGGGCGACGGGGGACCGGCAGAGCATGCGGAGGCACAGCCGGGCGGCGAGGCAACGTCCTTCGTCTATGCGGGTACGATGAATGTCCGCGGGCAGGGCGTGGTCGAGGTGACGCGCACCGGCGTTTCCACCAATCTCGGACGCATCGGTCTGTCCCTGGCCTCGATCGAAGACGAGCCGACGCTCCTCCAGAAGAGCATGCAGCCGCTCGTCGCCAGGCTCGGCGCTACCGCCCTCGCTTTTTGCGGCATCGTCGCCCTGACCTACGGGGTGCTGAGGGGCGATTGGATCGAGGGCGGGCTCGCCGGCATCACGCTCGCCATCGCGCTGCTGCCCGAGGAATTCCCGATGGTGCTGGCCATCTTCCTCGCGCTCGGCTCCTTCCGCCTCGCCCGGCAAAAGGTGCTGGTCCGCCGCTCCGCCGCCATCGAGACGCTGGGCGCGGTGACGATGCTGTGCGTCGACAAGACCGGCACGCTCACCGAGAACCGCATGCGTGTCGCCGCGACATGGCGGACCGGCATCCTCTACGATCCCTCAGCCGCCGGCGCCCTCGATGTGCTCGTGCCGGCGGCGCTGGCCTCGGCACCTCGCCCGGTCGATCCGATGGACAAAGCGGTGCGCGAGGCGGTCGGCTCGTCGCCCCTCCCGGTATCCGCAACCCAGCCTCTGCGGTCCTACCCCTTGCGGCCGGACCGCCTCGCCTTCATCCAGGCCTGGGCCATGCCGGACGGCGAGGTCCTCCATGCGGCAAAGGGCGCTCCCGAAGCGATCTTCGACCTGTGCGGGATGCCGGCCGGCGAACGGGCGCCGGCGGAAGGTGCCGTCGCCGAACTCGCCGAGCGCGGGCTGCGCGTGCTGGGCGTCGCGAGCAGCCGCCGGGCCGGAGTCGGCGCGGACGGGCGCCTCCCGCTCTTCGGGTTCGACGGCCTCGTCGCGTTCGAGGATCCTGTCCGGAGCGATGCCGCCGCCGCGTTGTCGCAGGCGCGGCATGCCGGCATCGACGTCGCCATGATCACCGGCGACTACCCTGCCACGGCGGTCGAGATCGCCCGCCAGGCGGGCATCGACACCGGCGCGGGTGCCATGACAGGCGCCGAGATCGCACGGCTTGCACCCGGTGCGCTCGAACAGCGCGTGCGGCGGACCCGGGTCTTCGCCCGCGTGGCCCCGGAACAGAAACTCGCTCTCGTCGAAGCCTTCAAGGCCAATGGCGAGGTGGTCGCCATGACCGGAGACGGCATCAACGACGCCCCCGCGCTGGAAGCGGCCCATATCGGCATCGCCATGGGCCGGCGCGGCACGGACGTCGCGCGCGAGGCGGCGGACATCGTGCTTCTCGATGACCGGCTCGCCTCGATCATCGGCGGCATAAGGCTGGGCCGGCGCATCTTCGCCAATCTGCGCAAGGCGCTCGTCTACGTCACCGCGATCCACATCCCGGTTGCCGGCCTGGCGCTGCTCCCTGTCGTGACGGGCCTGCCTCCCGTCCTGTTTCCGCTCCATGTCGTCCTCCTCGAACTCATCATCGATCCCGTCTGCTCCCTCGTCTTCGAAGGAGAGCCCGGCGAGCGGCACGCCATGGACAAGCCGCCGCGGCGGTCGGGCGAGGCGTTGTTCGGCATGCGCCACATGGCGTTCGGCGTCCTTCAGGGTCTGGTCGTCCTCGCCTGCGTGTTCGGCGCCTATCTGTGGGCCTGGGCGCAGGGCCTGCCGGAAGACAGCGCCCGTGCGCTCGCCTTCGTCATGCTGATCGCCGGGAACCTGTCGCTCGCCTTCGCCGAGGCGGCCGAGGTGGGAACGCCGTTCCTCGATCGCCGCCACTGGGTCTTCTTCGCCATCGCAACGCTCTCGTTCCTGGTGATGGCGGCGATCTTCGGCATCCCCGCCCTCGCCTCCGTCTTCCGCGTCTCCCTGCCTCCATGGCCCGTCCTGGCCGCGGGCCTGCTGCTCAGCGCCGCTGCCGGCGGATGGGTCGGCTTCGCGCGCTGGCTGGGTGAAGCCGCAGCGGCGCGGCGGGCCAGGCAGGCCTGA
- a CDS encoding universal stress protein, which translates to MIGNVKNVFVAVTKQFGPAETSFALPYGLSLAHRADAHTTVQASSVRLKLPFNWANGLVWDLVQAENRRLEALVETVAQTARADAAAAGIICSTETPQLSYPDLLASFTAQARVHDLAVLDAEPESIALDRAVVETLLLDSGRPLIIVPAGHDVCRSRRVIVAWDGSAKAARATGDALPFLKDAEAVEIVSVTGEKDLPDALMGADLAPCLARHGIRVSVNSLDAADGDVAATLRSHAVGFGADLLVMGGFVHSRLHETVFGGVTRSLLDHCPVPLFMSH; encoded by the coding sequence ATGATCGGGAACGTGAAGAACGTGTTCGTCGCAGTGACGAAGCAGTTCGGGCCGGCGGAAACATCCTTCGCGCTGCCTTACGGGCTTTCGCTCGCCCACCGGGCAGACGCCCACACAACGGTGCAGGCTTCGTCCGTCAGGCTGAAATTGCCTTTCAACTGGGCCAACGGGCTGGTCTGGGACCTTGTGCAGGCCGAGAACAGGCGATTGGAGGCGCTCGTCGAAACCGTCGCCCAGACCGCGCGGGCGGACGCGGCGGCAGCCGGAATCATCTGTTCCACCGAGACGCCGCAATTGTCCTATCCCGATCTGCTGGCCTCGTTCACGGCGCAGGCCCGCGTGCACGATCTCGCGGTTCTCGACGCCGAACCGGAGTCCATCGCTCTCGATCGGGCGGTGGTGGAGACATTGCTTCTGGACAGCGGCCGTCCTCTGATCATCGTCCCCGCCGGACACGACGTGTGCCGAAGCAGGCGGGTGATCGTCGCCTGGGACGGCAGCGCCAAGGCCGCGCGGGCGACGGGCGATGCCCTGCCATTCCTGAAGGACGCCGAGGCGGTGGAGATCGTCTCGGTAACCGGCGAGAAGGACCTGCCGGACGCCCTGATGGGAGCGGACCTCGCGCCCTGCCTGGCACGGCACGGCATTCGCGTGTCCGTGAACAGCCTGGACGCCGCCGACGGCGACGTTGCGGCGACGCTGCGCAGCCACGCCGTGGGATTCGGGGCGGATCTGCTGGTGATGGGCGGATTTGTCCATTCGCGGCTGCACGAGACCGTTTTCGGCGGCGTGACCCGGTCCCTCCTCGACCATTGCCCGGTGCCGCTGTTCATGTCGCATTGA
- a CDS encoding HlyD family secretion protein, giving the protein MSNDATSSPITPTSPDAAGLQTPAGGTAPVPASVPVPVVREETPPLRRWLNWRFWSLAGLVVIAVAGGGLYWWHARQNVLPAGIVTSNGRVEAEEIDIETKFAGRVAETLVDEGDTVAAGQVLARMDTRDLQASLDKAKATMHQARHSLDEAHADVVQQQTQVTLAQQEFDRTNTLVGRGYATHETLDQRRQALAAAAAGLTAANARAGAADQSLAAASHDVSLYGINIADNTLVSPRDGRIQYRISNVGEVLGVGGKVFTLLDTSDVYMDVYLPTADAGKARVGSDARIVLDAYPSFAVPAHVSFIATQAQFTPKAVETKSERDKLMFRVKVRVDSSFLKAHAGEVRTGLPGVAYVKVDAGTPWPASLQGPAAP; this is encoded by the coding sequence GTGAGCAACGACGCTACCTCGAGTCCGATCACGCCGACATCGCCGGATGCGGCCGGGCTGCAGACACCTGCCGGGGGCACCGCGCCGGTTCCTGCTTCCGTGCCCGTGCCGGTCGTGCGGGAGGAGACGCCGCCTCTACGCCGCTGGCTCAACTGGCGGTTCTGGAGCCTCGCCGGGCTGGTCGTGATCGCCGTCGCCGGCGGCGGGTTGTATTGGTGGCATGCCCGCCAGAACGTCCTGCCGGCGGGCATCGTGACCTCGAACGGGCGGGTCGAGGCGGAGGAGATCGATATCGAAACGAAATTCGCCGGCAGGGTCGCCGAGACCCTCGTCGACGAGGGCGACACCGTTGCGGCCGGGCAGGTCCTCGCCCGCATGGACACGCGCGACCTGCAGGCTTCCCTCGACAAGGCGAAGGCAACCATGCATCAGGCCCGGCACAGCCTCGACGAGGCGCATGCCGATGTCGTGCAGCAGCAGACGCAGGTCACCCTCGCACAGCAGGAGTTCGACCGCACGAACACGCTGGTCGGGCGCGGCTACGCGACCCATGAAACGCTGGACCAGCGCCGCCAGGCCCTCGCGGCGGCCGCCGCCGGCCTGACGGCCGCCAATGCCCGCGCCGGCGCGGCGGATCAATCGCTCGCCGCCGCCAGCCACGACGTCAGCCTCTACGGGATCAATATCGCCGACAACACGCTGGTCTCGCCGCGGGATGGCCGCATCCAGTACCGTATCTCCAATGTCGGCGAGGTCCTGGGCGTCGGCGGCAAGGTGTTCACTTTGCTCGATACGTCCGATGTCTACATGGACGTCTATCTGCCGACGGCGGACGCCGGCAAGGCCCGCGTCGGCTCCGACGCCCGTATCGTGCTCGACGCCTATCCGAGTTTCGCCGTTCCCGCCCATGTCTCCTTCATCGCCACCCAGGCGCAGTTCACGCCCAAGGCGGTGGAGACCAAGAGCGAGCGCGACAAGCTGATGTTCCGCGTCAAGGTGCGGGTCGATTCGAGCTTCCTGAAAGCGCATGCCGGCGAGGTCCGCACCGGCCTGCCGGGCGTCGCCTATGTGAAGGTGGACGCAGGCACGCCCTGGCCGGCGTCCCTGCAGGGCCCCGCCGCGCCATGA